CATCGCAACGATCTCGAATATTGCTGATCACGGCGCCAAGGTGCGCCGCCAGTCATGGACCTTGCATGTGGATCCGGTGGGTGATCTCTACAAGTCTGCCTTGGATTGCGAGCAGGCAGTGTTCCTGCAGGCCTACGGCAACACCATTGATGAGCTCAATAATGAGTACGGACCGTACGACGACTCTTCCTTCCTCATCAGCGTGACTGATGAGAGCGGCTACACCGTCGGCGTGTGCCGCATCATCACACCTGGCGTGATGGGCACGAAGACTCTCAATGATATCAACGCCTCGCCATGGTTTGCCGAGAGTGCGCGCCTTGCTCGCGCCTGCGGCATTGCCCCTGACAAGACTTGGGACATCGCGACCTTGGGCGTGCGCGCTGAGTACCGCACGCAGGCGCCGATGGTGACCATGGCGCTTCTCCACGCAATGGTTGCCACTACCCGTGCGAATGCCATCCCAGCCGTGACCGCCATGCTCGACGAGCGCGCACGCCGCTTCCTGTCATTCATGGACGTGCACTTCTCGACCTTCCCAGGCGTAGAAGCGGGCGAGTACTTGGGCTCTGCTGCCACTCGTCCGGTCTACATGGACATCGTGAAGATGCTGTCGGCGAACCGCACGGCCAACCCCATCACCTACCGCACCCTGACCCTGGGAGAAGGACTTGAAGGAATGACCCTGCCGTCACGCGAGAGCCTGCGCGTGCGCACTCCTCAGCAGCGCGCCGCTGCTCGCCAAGACGTGGTTGCCGAACTCAGCCTGGTTGCAGGGTAGTTGTCATAAGCCAACTCGCCACATGCTCCTGGGGCAGAGCTGGCGAGTAGTGGAAGCCCTGCAGTAGATCCGCACCCATGCTTACCATCAGCGCTGCGCTCTGCGCATTTTCAACGCCTTCGGCCACCACTTTCAGGCCAAGCGCATGCGCCATTGCAATGGTGGATTCAACGATGAGCCTGCTGCGCTGATCCGTGAGGCATGGCACCACAAGTGAGCGATCGAGCTTGATCTCGTGGATCGGCAGGTCTCGTAGATACGACAGTGACGAGAATCCCGTGCCGAAGTCGTCAATGGAAATGCGCAGACCCCGGAAATGCGCCTCCGTGATGACTGCATGCGCCCGATCTGGGTCAGCCATGAACGACTCTTCAGTCACTTCGAGCGTGATCGCCTCTGCAGGCACGCTGGAGTCTTCGAGAATTGCGTACATCTCGGGCAAAATCCTGCGGCTCAGCATTTCCTGCGGAGCGATATTGATGGCGATTCCCATGTCAATGCCCTGGCTGCGCCAATCCTCGTAGTCGGCCAGGCATTGACGAAAGATGTAGGTCGTGAGATCGGCCATGAGTCCAGTACGGCGAGCCACTCCCAGAAAAGCCTGCGGTGCAAGCAGCCCATGCTCTGGATGGCGCCAGCGAACGAGCGCTTCAACGCCCTTGTTCTCCCAAGTCGTAACATCGACCTTGGGCTGATACCAAACCTCGAGTTGATGCTCGCGCAGGCTTCTGCGCAGTTCCTCGCCCATGCGCAGTCGCTGGCGGGAGAACTCATCCTTCTCAGAGTCGTAGAACTCGGTGGTGCTTCGGACGAGCTTGGCCTGATACATGGCAATGTCTGCGCGACGGAAAAGGTCGATCGCATTGGAGTCGGTCACCTCCTGCAAGGTGATACCCACCGAAGCACTCAAGGTGAGATCAACGCCGTCGACGTGGACGACATCCATCAGTGCCTCGTGCACCAGATTTGCCGTTTCCAATAGCTCAAGCGCATCCGACGACGGGCTGATTATTGCGAATTCATCGCCACCCATCCGGGCGACGGTGCAAGTGGACTTCACTGCGTTGCGCATGCGCCACGAAGCCTCAATGAGCAACTGATCACCTGCGGCATGCCCGAGGGTGTCGTTGACATCCTTGAACCCATCGAGGTCCAACAGCATCAGTCCCAACTTGCCGCGCTTGGTGATCGAGTCATCGATGATCTGCTTGACCGCACGTCTGTTCGGCAAATCAGTGAGGTCATCGGTGAGCGCCAGGCGGAAGGCCTCAGTCGTGGCTTGCGAATCGCGCAGGGCTGTGACCAGACGAGCACCCGCCGCAAAGGTGGTGATGGTGGCGGTGACCGCGAGTGCCTGACCAGTGGCGCCATCTGGCCTCACCGCGAGCAGGGTAACAGCGCCAGCGAAACTGAAGACCACCAAGGACCAGTGCAACGAGAGATCCGTGCGCGTCCGGTGCTTGGTCGGACGGACACCAACCTCGATGAGCAGTATTGCCCACAGGCCCCAGAGCACGTCCAGTATCACCGGGAAGTCATAGGCGTTGCCTTCGACATTGGTGACGAGGGTCGAGTCGGCCGCGAGCAGCGCGACAAAGGACAAGATGAGTGCTCCGGTGCGCCAAGACCAAGCGCGAGCGCCCAGCAGCGCTTGCGCCAGCACCAACATCAGGAGTGCGACATCCAGGATCGGGAACAGCAGAGCCACGATCACTGGGATGTTGTCGGGCACGCTGCGCCCGAGAGGAGACATCAAGAAGACGCCGGCAATACTGGCCATGCCGCCGCAGACGATGGCTGCGTCAAGCCATGAGTTCACGCTGCGCGCGAGGCGGGACTGGGCATCGAGCACCAAGAAGGCGGCAAGCGCAAGGTAGGAGGCGAGGAAGAAAGTCTCACTCGGCGAGGGGAAGGACATCGCATCTGGCTCGGCGCTGGCGCTGACCAGAGAGGATCCGGTCGACCAGAGAATGAGGGCCATCAGCAAAGCGAAGAGCGGCTTTCTGCGCGAGGCCATGAGGATCATGGCCAGGACGAGTTCGATGACAATGAGGCCGAAGAAGATTGACGTGATCGGCAGAAGCACCTGAGGTGAAATCTCGTTGTGACCAAGGAGCACCGCTCCCAAGGCCGCCCCGAGGGCGGTCCAGCAGGTGATGCGCACGCCAACTTCAACACGCTCAAGTTGCATACGTGGAAGTTTCAC
Above is a genomic segment from Actinomycetota bacterium containing:
- a CDS encoding bifunctional diguanylate cyclase/phosphodiesterase → MKLPRMQLERVEVGVRITCWTALGAALGAVLLGHNEISPQVLLPITSIFFGLIVIELVLAMILMASRRKPLFALLMALILWSTGSSLVSASAEPDAMSFPSPSETFFLASYLALAAFLVLDAQSRLARSVNSWLDAAIVCGGMASIAGVFLMSPLGRSVPDNIPVIVALLFPILDVALLMLVLAQALLGARAWSWRTGALILSFVALLAADSTLVTNVEGNAYDFPVILDVLWGLWAILLIEVGVRPTKHRTRTDLSLHWSLVVFSFAGAVTLLAVRPDGATGQALAVTATITTFAAGARLVTALRDSQATTEAFRLALTDDLTDLPNRRAVKQIIDDSITKRGKLGLMLLDLDGFKDVNDTLGHAAGDQLLIEASWRMRNAVKSTCTVARMGGDEFAIISPSSDALELLETANLVHEALMDVVHVDGVDLTLSASVGITLQEVTDSNAIDLFRRADIAMYQAKLVRSTTEFYDSEKDEFSRQRLRMGEELRRSLREHQLEVWYQPKVDVTTWENKGVEALVRWRHPEHGLLAPQAFLGVARRTGLMADLTTYIFRQCLADYEDWRSQGIDMGIAINIAPQEMLSRRILPEMYAILEDSSVPAEAITLEVTEESFMADPDRAHAVITEAHFRGLRISIDDFGTGFSSLSYLRDLPIHEIKLDRSLVVPCLTDQRSRLIVESTIAMAHALGLKVVAEGVENAQSAALMVSMGADLLQGFHYSPALPQEHVASWLMTTTLQPG